The genomic stretch AAATACAAATGCTCCTAATGGAAATGTTCCTTCAACTGATAAATCTGGAAAATCCAGTATTTTATATGTTATAAATACTCCCATTGCCAATACTGAAAATATAAGTCCCTGTTCTAATGATATAGTAAAAAGTGAATCCATTTTATAACCTCTCAATCCAACCAATCTCAATTAGTCTGTATTTTATTTGATAAATTCAGCTCCTTCAAAAGCTTTATTATCTCTATCAATTTTTAATTTTTTCATTGTCTTCTCATTTACAACCTTTGTTGTTGTTTTAGATGTTTCAACAGGTAACTGGCTAGGTTTAACTCCATCTACAAGTATTTTCTTTGCCATAGCACCTGTTTGTTTTCCAAGTTCATAGTAGCTAAGTCCATTTGTCATTAATAGTCCACCTTTTACGTGAGCTTCTTCAGCACCAATTGAAACTATCTTTCTAGAGTTTACTGTTTTAGCTATAAGTCCAATTGATGAAGCTACTATATTGTCTGTTATTCCATAAAATGCATCTGATTTCTTTGCTAAAGAGTTCATTGCCTGAGGAATGTCATTTATGTTATTAACTCCTACTGGAACTATCTCTATTCCAACTCCCTCTGCTACTTTTTTAGCTTTACTTACCTGAATCTCTGAGTTTGATTCACTTGTATTGTATATTATTCCAACTTTTTTTATATTTGGATCAATCTCTTTAAAAAGTGCTAACTGTTTGTCCATTGGAGTTGCATCAGTTGTCCCTGTCACATTCCCTCCAACATTATCCATAGAATCCACAAGTTGTGAATATACAGGATCTGTTACTGCACTAAAAAGTATTGGTATATCTTTTGTGGCCTGTTTTGCTGTTTGAGCTGATATTGTTGCTATCCCAAATATCAAATCCACTTTATCAGCGACAAATTTTTGAGCTATAAGTCCTGCAACTCCTGTATCAGCTTGTGCATTTTTATATACAAAATCTGCATTGACTCCCTCTGCTTTAAGTTCATCTTCAAAACCTTTTCTAACTTCATCTAAAGCTGGGTGTTCTGCAAATTGGCTTATCCCAATTACAAATTTCTTTTCAGCTCCCTGGGCACTTTGACTAATCATCATCCCTAGCCCTAACATTGCCATTCCAAATCCCTTTACTACTGTGCTACAAATACTACTCTTTTTCATTTTTTCCTCCCTCTTTGAAAATAAAAAAAACCTTTTTACGAATTGTAAAAAGGTAAAGTTTTATATATTAATTCAAAGTGAGTCACTAAGTGCCTCCCTGAAAAAAACTACAATATATTATTATTCCCTACTATTCTACAATCCTACTATTTTTTCTACTCTCAAAATCTACTATTTTACTGTTCTACATTTGTTTCTTAGGTGGATTATACCCAAATTTGGCCTATTTGTCAATAACTATTTTCCAAAAATATTTTTTTAATTTTTTTTATAGTTTCAAAACCCTTAAAATTTATAGCTTTTTGTGCTATTACAGCAAACAAAAAATTAATTTTTACTTGACAGAACAAAAAAATAAGAATAGAATCCACCCTAAGAAATCACACAAAAGGAGGAATAACAATGTTTAGAACTTATTTTAATTTTAAAAGCTTTTATTTTTTTTATTATCTATACTATTTTTTTATATACATCAAAGAAAAATATGATGTTATTTTAGGTTTAGTTCTAAACTATCGTAGAGGAATAATATAAACTGTATTTTCCAGTTTATATTTATCTGTACAGCCTAAAGGCTGTTTTTTTTTACAAAAATATATTGGGAGGGAATTTATGAAAAAACTTATATCAGCACTAATCATCTTTATTCTTATATTAACCTGTGGAAAACTCTTACTTGGTAAAAACAATGAAAAAAAAGAAAAAACAGAGTATAAAGATACTTTTATTATTGCTCAAAAATCTGATGCTAAAACTTTAGATCCTCAAAAGAGCATAGACTCTGTATCAAATAAAATTATCAATACAATTTTTGATACTCTTGTAAAAATGGATGAAAATCTAAATATACAACCATCTTTAGCTACTTCTTGGGAAAGAATTGACGAAAATACAACAATATTTCATCTAAGAAAAAATGTCAAATTCCATAATGGAGATATTCTTACCTCAGAAGATGTAAAGTATTCACTTGAAAAAGGAGCAACTTCTCCTCAAACTGCATACTTACTCGATATGATTAAAGAAGTAGAGATAGTTGATAAGGACACTGTTAAAATCATTACTGATAAGCCTTTTGGTCCTCTATTAAGACATCTTTCAACTACACCTGCATCTATTGTCAATAAAAAAATTGCTATTCAAATGGGAAATGATTTTTTTAATCATCCAATTGGGACTGGACAATTTAAACTTAAAGAATGGATTCCTGGAGATAAAGTTATCCTTTCAGCTTTTGATGAAAATTGGGCTGGAATTCCAACTATAAAAACACTTATTTTTAAGAATATTCCTGAAG from Fusobacterium sp. DD2 encodes the following:
- a CDS encoding ABC transporter substrate-binding protein, whose protein sequence is MKKSSICSTVVKGFGMAMLGLGMMISQSAQGAEKKFVIGISQFAEHPALDEVRKGFEDELKAEGVNADFVYKNAQADTGVAGLIAQKFVADKVDLIFGIATISAQTAKQATKDIPILFSAVTDPVYSQLVDSMDNVGGNVTGTTDATPMDKQLALFKEIDPNIKKVGIIYNTSESNSEIQVSKAKKVAEGVGIEIVPVGVNNINDIPQAMNSLAKKSDAFYGITDNIVASSIGLIAKTVNSRKIVSIGAEEAHVKGGLLMTNGLSYYELGKQTGAMAKKILVDGVKPSQLPVETSKTTTKVVNEKTMKKLKIDRDNKAFEGAEFIK